The genome window ATACGTGAAGCCGTTGGCGTTCATCACGCGTTGAATCCACGCGTGTAATTCTGGTAGACTTTCTTCCTCATTGTAGAGAGGAATGATTACTGATATATCCATGTTCTGAATTAGGAATTTTCAATTAGAAGTCCGGGAATGCTGAATTGGAACTTTTGAGTCAGACATGATGAATTAGTTGAATGATAAATTAAAACATCATTTGCAGCAGACACCCTGAAGTCACAACTGCTGGTTCTTGACTTTCTTAGACATTACTGCCGCTATGAACAACGAATAGACCCCACCCAGCATAACAGCAATGATGAAGCTGCTGGATGCCAAAGAATAAGGCTGGAAAGCCTCTGGCAGCACTGCCATGAACTTTTCATAGGGAATATCCATCATGGCAAGTATCTTTCTTCCCTCACTTCTGGAATAAAGACTTGTAACCATCATAAGCAGTTTCCCGTTGTCAACATAGTGCATATAGAGCCACTGCAGCAGACTGAAAATAATCGCAGCATTGAAGAACACACGAATACAGTAGAACAGACTACGACGAAAGGAAATCACCCCATTACGTCCTTCCTCACGAAATATCTTCAGTCGGTATGCAACGAAGAAGGGGGTCGACAATGACAGCAGCAAACTGAATTGTGCCAGAACTGGCAGAGCAGTCATACCCAGCAAGCATGCAAAACTCGCTACCCAGACGATAGCGAGATAGAAACCATCATAACGGGTATAAGCCGCCAGTTGTTTAAAATCTTCATAAACCATGATACAAAAGTACGGATTAATTATTATAAATAATGTAGAAGGTTACCAAAATTATGTTTTTTTGTTAAAAACGGAAAAAGTTTCGCTCCCTCTTTGCTGATATTAAATAAAATCCGTACCTTTGCACCCGCTTTTACGATGATGGTAAGAGTGTAGAACACGGGCAAGTCTCCTACGACCAGCTCCCTTTGAATCCCCCAGGACGGGAACGTAGCAAGGGCAGAAGGTTGTAGCGGTGCGATAGGAACAGCTTGCCCACCTCGCCTCTTTAGCTCAGTTGGCCAGAGCACGTGATTTGTAATCTCGGGGTCGTTGGTTCGAATCCGACAAGAGGCTCAACGTAATAAGATGACTAAGAACACAGAAGAAGGTATGTCGTGAGGCATACTTTCTTTCGCTTTTATATGCAGCCAGAACATTCTGAAAACTCAAACTTAGTCCCATAGATAAGCCAGATGTTTAAATCCAAACCGGATGTTAACGCCTGGACAGTTCTTGTTTGAGTGACGAGCTGCAACAAATGTGTAGCAGTGCACGTCAAGTTTGCAAGGCTGACAAGATGCCTACAAGGGAATAAAAGATGTCAGGAAACAATACTGCTTAGTAAGAAATTATGTGTGTTGCTGTCTATTGAACTGTTTAGGGTTAAGTTCATTCCTCATTCAATTCATTGAAATATATTGTCGTTCGAATAAGACTTTTCCATATAAGGAGTTCATTAGTGCCTTACTATAATATTGTTATAATAGACGATAACAACCCTTTTTTCTCTTTTCCTGTCGATGTGTTGTTGTCCATCACATGAGGTGTTGTTGTCCATCACGCGATGTGTTGTTGGTAAACACCAATGGTGCTGAGAACTGAATACTTTGCAATATGTTGTCGGGATATAGGCTGCTTGTAGTCAGATAATAGTCATACTACCAAAAGTAAACACAAATTATTTGATTGAGCGAGTTTTTTTTCAAAGCCGATACGATGTTCTCCATTTAAAAGAGCATGGGAGCATATGTTATTTGAGTTTTATTGAACAATAGTATTTGAAATAGATTTTTACAGATGAATGTTTACAACTCATTTTAAATCTGGCTATGCTTACGTAATCCTCTGAGAAAAGGTTGGAAAGTGTCATCTCCTGTTTATCAGTTTTAAAACAGGAAATGCAAGAAAAGTTATAAATTATTTGGTAATATCAGAAAATCTCACTACCTTTGCACTCGCTTTTACTAAAAGCATAGGGAGATCCGCTAGCTCAGCTGGTAGAGCACAACACTTTTAATGTTGGGGTCATGGGTTCGAGCCCCATGCGGATCACATAAAAAGAGAATAGCTTACAAGGCTATTCTCTTTTTCTTTTCTGTATGTTACCATCTTCTTATAGCAAAAAACAGGATGTCATTAGGACATCCTGTTTTATTTTGTCAACTTATATAAAGTTCTCAGAAGTTCCACCAACGTTTTTTCTTGGGTGGTTCATGATCTTCAAATGATTGATGTGCAAAGTTGCGACTTTCCCATGTTTCACGGTTGGTTATCATCTGATAAATTGTCCCCCAGTCTGGTAGTCCGCCTAAGTTGCGGTCATCAATGAACATGTCTACTTTGAGCTTTCTGGAGAAGTGATTGTTATTCTCCTTCTCTTCTTCAGGGTAGTCCTTGTTTACAGCCCAGAAGTCAACGCCATGCGCATGACACCAGTCAACAGCTTCCTGAAGCAGCTCGCCTTCCCTTACGCTCCATAAGATGAGTTGATGTCCATCCTTGATAAGCATTTTCAGTGTATCGGTAGCGAATGGGATTTCGCTACCGATTTTAGGGTATCTATGTTCTACGATGGTTCCATCGAAATCAATTGCAATTGTCATTGTCTGTTTAGATTTATTCTCTTTATATTACATTAGAGATTTATCTCTTTACAGAGTGGTCGTTCTTGTTACCATAGTGACTATTGCTGTAGTTGCCATAATTACCATAGTTTCCATGACCATAGCCAGCTTTTCCATATCTTCCATACTTGCTATAGCCACCATAGCCATAGTAATAGCTGTACTTTCTCTTAGACATGTCAATACCGTTGAGTACGACAGCCATGTTAGGCAACTTGTTTTCGTTTGCAAGTGCGTTGACCAAGTTGAAACTTGATTTTGGCGTGTAGTCGGCACGACACATGTAGATTGAAGCATCAGCAACACGGGAAATCTGAAGAGTATCTGTTACCAGACCAACTGGAGCTGTGTCAATCATGATATAATCATATTTATCTTTCAAGAGGTTGATGATTACATCCAATGACTTGCGGGCAATAAGCTCTGCTGGGTTTGGAGGAATAGGACCAGCCATGAGGAGGTCCAGATTCTTATTGACTCCAGAAGGTAAAATCTGTTCCTGTAACTCTTCAGCTGTCGGTGCATCCTTTACAAGAAGGTTTGTAATACCATGCTTGTGGTCATTGATATCGAAAAGCTCTGCCAGACGTGGACGACGGATGTCAAGACCGATTAAGATTACCTTCTTGCCCAAGAGACCAAAACTGACAGAAAGGTTGGCAGCGATAAAGGTCTTACCTTCACCAGAAGTAGATGATGTGAAGAGGACAACCTTTTGACCCTCTTTCAGCATGAACTGTAAGTTGGTACGTAAAGAACGGAAGATTTCTTCCATCTGGTTATTCTGGTTCTCGTGTACAACGATGTCAGCTTTACCCTTTGCTGTATTGCTTGCGATAGCCACGTCAGCAATAATAGGCAATTTGGTAAGGCGTGCAACATCATCGTGACCTTCAATCTTATAGCGGAAGAACTGCAGGAGAAGTATTACCACTACAGGAATTGCCAAACCGATTAGCAAGGCGATAAGCATGATCATTGTAGAATCAGGACTAATCTTGCCTACGAGCTGTGGGTCATCAATAAGTTTACCTTTATCGGCTGTAGCAGCTAAGGAAATGCTGTTCTCCTCACGTTTCTGAAGCAACATGAGGTACAGGCCAGACTTGACTTCCTGCTGACGATCAATCTGTGTCAGCATACGTTCCTGCTGTGGGGTCTCTGCTACCTGTGCATTAAACTTATTCACCTGTGTCAAGACTGCGTCACGCTGAATCTGCAAGTTCTGGCGTGCTGCTGCAATAGCACGGCGGATGTTACCATTCAGCTCACGGATCTGGATGGTCAAAGGCTCTACTACAGGAGAACTCTCTGAAGCACTGCGGAGCAAACGATTACGCTCAAGAACCAGCTCATTATACTTATTAATCAATGAAGTAGAACTCTGGTCGTCCAATCCTACATTAGATGGAATAA of Prevotella fusca JCM 17724 contains these proteins:
- a CDS encoding GumC family protein, with protein sequence MEEATKLEQGKEQEVHEGNLSFDFAALYRTIVLNWYWFVLSLIIFGGLGAIYLRYATPMYQSTAKLLIKDDNSNNRRGQSLQNMTNLGIISNSAGIDNEMEILTSHSIAEDAIRDLKLYVNYATQGRVKDVILYRNQPLNVDVDQAHLDRLNAPINLTITKDSLTYNVSGTYFVPTDENSSEGPFSINRKITSLPATIATRAGIITISSNNGHTLQKAQILKVSIVSPRMASNKYASELQVAQTAKSTSIAQLQLRDEVPQRSLDYLKQLSIVYNRQANEDKNTVALRTEKFINARLEKINAELGKTEGQLQSYKQQNGIVELKMNAGNSVANQNSSELKLAEVETQIELFNTIAKEVESSSRNLSQVIPSNVGLDDQSSTSLINKYNELVLERNRLLRSASESSPVVEPLTIQIRELNGNIRRAIAAARQNLQIQRDAVLTQVNKFNAQVAETPQQERMLTQIDRQQEVKSGLYLMLLQKREENSISLAATADKGKLIDDPQLVGKISPDSTMIMLIALLIGLAIPVVVILLLQFFRYKIEGHDDVARLTKLPIIADVAIASNTAKGKADIVVHENQNNQMEEIFRSLRTNLQFMLKEGQKVVLFTSSTSGEGKTFIAANLSVSFGLLGKKVILIGLDIRRPRLAELFDINDHKHGITNLLVKDAPTAEELQEQILPSGVNKNLDLLMAGPIPPNPAELIARKSLDVIINLLKDKYDYIMIDTAPVGLVTDTLQISRVADASIYMCRADYTPKSSFNLVNALANENKLPNMAVVLNGIDMSKRKYSYYYGYGGYSKYGRYGKAGYGHGNYGNYGNYSNSHYGNKNDHSVKR
- a CDS encoding DUF4199 domain-containing protein, encoding MVYEDFKQLAAYTRYDGFYLAIVWVASFACLLGMTALPVLAQFSLLLSLSTPFFVAYRLKIFREEGRNGVISFRRSLFYCIRVFFNAAIIFSLLQWLYMHYVDNGKLLMMVTSLYSRSEGRKILAMMDIPYEKFMAVLPEAFQPYSLASSSFIIAVMLGGVYSLFIAAVMSKKVKNQQL
- a CDS encoding BT0820 family HAD-type phosphatase, translating into MTIAIDFDGTIVEHRYPKIGSEIPFATDTLKMLIKDGHQLILWSVREGELLQEAVDWCHAHGVDFWAVNKDYPEEEKENNNHFSRKLKVDMFIDDRNLGGLPDWGTIYQMITNRETWESRNFAHQSFEDHEPPKKKRWWNF